In Deltaproteobacteria bacterium, the sequence CTTCCTGGACCTGCCAGCCATAGGCAAAGAGCGGGGGCGAATAGGACATCCTCGGCAAGGCCTGCTCATGGCCTATTTTCATCTCCCCCATACTCATAGGCCCCCCGATCCCAAGGGGTCCCACATATTCCGCCAGGCTCATTCGCTTCGCTGGATCGGCCTTGACGTAAATCACACTGTCCTGGATATCAAGATCTTCGGGTTTCAGGCCGGGGAAAGGGGCGGGAAAATTTCCCCGCTGCGATACCCCCCTGGGGCTTGTGGCCGCTTCAAGGATCCGTCTTTTCAGGATCCGGGCCGCGTTCCGGATGGCGAATCCGTTTACCGCCAGGTTGGTGGAGGAATCAGGAGTATGGGGAAAGAAACCGGTATCATGCTGGGGTCGATAGTAAACATCCTCCACCCGCATTCCGAGCTCATCAGCGGCGATCTGACAGTAAGAAGTTTCAGCATTCTGACCGCCATCGGCCCTCATTCCGAGGATGCTCGCCGTTCCGTCGCTCCGTTCGATACGTATGGCGATTTCGCTCGACCCGGCTGAATCTTCCCATTCATGGGTCCAGGTAAAGGCCAGGCCGTGCATCCGGCCGTTGGAGAGTTTTCTTTCTCCGGGTCTGTGCCGTTTCGCATCCCATCCTATAGCCGCCTTGCCCTTATCGATACATTCTCTGAGGCTGTCTCTGACCGGAAAGCTCAGTTCTTCTTTTTGTTTATTGAGCCATCCCATGTCGTGCCCCTCGGCCCCATCATTTTTTAGCGCCACGTCTATGGGATCGAGGCCCAGGGCATTGGCCACATGATCAAAGACCATGGTCAGGGCAAGGGTATTAGGGGCCTGTTCGCACCGGACCGGAACGGTCGGCCCCTTGTTGATCATGACGGCCTGCAGTTTTCCATAGAGGTTCGGGATTCTGGTATTCTCCATCAGGTGGCCGATGATCCCGAAAACAGGCGCATCCTGATTACTCATGACCGCCTTGGCCTTCACCGCCGTAATGGTCCCGTCCTTTCTGGCTCCGACAGTAAAGGAGTAGAACCCGGCATCGGCCTGGGCGCCGTAGAAATCCTCTCTGCGGGTGAATAGCCACTTAACGGGCCTTCTGGTCCTCCTGGCGGCTACGGCGGCGCAATAGGTCCCTCCCAGGTTCCAGTGCATCTGGCTCCAACCGCCGAAGCTGGCCCCCTGATAGAGGCAGTGCAACTGGATCCTGTTTGTCGGAATGCCTCCGAACCAGGTGGCAATGGCCCGCTTGCAGATATGCGGCCGCTGCTGCTTGACCCAGACTTCCGGGTAATCTCCGTTCCATTTGAATACGCCGCAGGGGCGCTCCGGTCCTATCCAGGTGTGGTAAGATCGCCGGCACTGGAACTCGATGACCCGGTCTGCTTCTCTTAAACCCTTTTCAACGTCGCCCCGTTGATGCACGTCGAGACCTTCATTATAGACATTGCCGTTGGGAAATAACTCGGGGATGGTCAGAGGAGCGCCGGGCTCCGCAGCCTTCTCCGGATCCAGGAGAAAAGGGCGCTGCTCCCACTCCACCCGGATGAGCTTCAGGGCCTGCTCGGCGATCTCTTCCGTTTCAGCCGCAATGGCTGCCCCGATCTCCTGACCCTCAAAGTAGGCGATGTGCGGTATAGGGGGCTCGCTGGATGGAAAATGGCCGCCCAGATCGGCAGTCGGTGGTAACTCCGGATCATCATACCGCAGCACCACCCGGACGCCGGGCAGCGACTCGGCCCGGCTGGTATCCAGGCGCACAACCCTGGCATGGGGATGGGGAGAGGTCAGGAATCTCATAAAAAGCATTCCCGGCAGATGGACATCCATGGTATAGATAGCGGCCCCGTTGGCCTTCTCCACCCCATCGATCCGGCGAATACCCCGCCGGCCGATATGGGTGTAGGCATCCAGGGGATATTGATCCGCCCGGATATTATCTACGAGTTCGAGAACCTTTTTTATTGTATCTTGGCTCATTGCCTGCTTTTGAGAATTAAGCCCTCAGGCCCTCCCGGGGCGTCGTTAATCATGAAAATGGAATAAAAAGAAGCTATAGCCTGGATTCCCGCCTTCGCGGGAATGACGGGTTATTACGAGACCATCATAAGTTTTTTTCTATCCCTTGTTTGCTTCTCACCTCGTGCCTCTTGCCCGGTTTTTTTCCATCACCCTCCACTTAAAGGGGCCAGGACGTGCATTTCATCTCCCTCTTTCAAGACCTTGCCTCGATCGGAGGGAATCCCGTTCAAAATAACAAATACATTGATCCGTTCCGGAAAGTGTAACCTTTGAAGGACCTGTTCCACGGTGGCCCCTTCCGGCACCTCCACCCGATCTCCCTTGAGAAAGTGCTCAGGAAATTTCACATAAAAACGAAGGACCGCACTCACTTTGACATCGATAACCATATTAAACTACAGTTCGGAATTCGGATTTCGGAATTCGGAGTTTAAAGTAAGGTATACGATTTTTTAAACCCTGAACCCTGAACCTTGAACCTATTTTCATTATCCCTTCCCCAACGCCTTCAAAACCTTATCCGGGGTGATGGGGAAATCATCGACCCAGACGCCCAGGGCATTATAGACGGCCGGTCCGAGAAGGGCGGGAACCACCGTGGCTATATCTTCACCGATGCCCACCGAGCCGTAAGGCCCATAGCCCAGGCCCGTCTCTACCAGAATCGGATCGATGGGACCGCAATCCAACATGGTGGCTATTTTATAGTCCAGAAGATTTCCATTAAGCAGGACGCCGGTCGACTCATCCCAGATAAACTCTTCGCTCCGCCCCCGGCCTAGGGCCATATAGGTCCCACCGTATTGCTGTCCTTCGGCCCCTTCGGGTGACATGACCTTACCCACGTCGTTTGCATT encodes:
- a CDS encoding xanthine dehydrogenase family protein molybdopterin-binding subunit, giving the protein MSQDTIKKVLELVDNIRADQYPLDAYTHIGRRGIRRIDGVEKANGAAIYTMDVHLPGMLFMRFLTSPHPHARVVRLDTSRAESLPGVRVVLRYDDPELPPTADLGGHFPSSEPPIPHIAYFEGQEIGAAIAAETEEIAEQALKLIRVEWEQRPFLLDPEKAAEPGAPLTIPELFPNGNVYNEGLDVHQRGDVEKGLREADRVIEFQCRRSYHTWIGPERPCGVFKWNGDYPEVWVKQQRPHICKRAIATWFGGIPTNRIQLHCLYQGASFGGWSQMHWNLGGTYCAAVAARRTRRPVKWLFTRREDFYGAQADAGFYSFTVGARKDGTITAVKAKAVMSNQDAPVFGIIGHLMENTRIPNLYGKLQAVMINKGPTVPVRCEQAPNTLALTMVFDHVANALGLDPIDVALKNDGAEGHDMGWLNKQKEELSFPVRDSLRECIDKGKAAIGWDAKRHRPGERKLSNGRMHGLAFTWTHEWEDSAGSSEIAIRIERSDGTASILGMRADGGQNAETSYCQIAADELGMRVEDVYYRPQHDTGFFPHTPDSSTNLAVNGFAIRNAARILKRRILEAATSPRGVSQRGNFPAPFPGLKPEDLDIQDSVIYVKADPAKRMSLAEYVGPLGIGGPMSMGEMKIGHEQALPRMSYSPPLFAYGWQVQEGAYAHIRLRLCRQAHFMEVEVDTETGEVEITRVVNVNDVGKVISWEGCEAQQYGGTFMAVGRARSEEVVHDPATGVMLNGNLLDYKIATMLDCGPVDTILVETGMGYGPYGTVGIGEDVATVLPPLLGPAVYNALGVWVDDFPITPDKILRALGKTA
- a CDS encoding MoaD/ThiS family protein, which produces MVIDVKVSAVLRFYVKFPEHFLKGDRVEVPEGATVEQVLQRLHFPERINVFVILNGIPSDRGKVLKEGDEMHVLAPLSGG
- a CDS encoding xanthine dehydrogenase family protein molybdopterin-binding subunit, with amino-acid sequence EYASIQNTTREPVYVWAYHRQGRFGTEAGRHRLCRQAHFMEIEVDTETGEIDIKRVVNANDVGKVMSPEGAEGQQYGGTYMALGRGRSEEFIWDESTGVLLNGNLLDYKIATMLDCGPIDPILVETGLGYGPYGSVGIGEDIATVVPALLGPAVYNALGVWVDDFPITPDKVLKALGKG